One region of Metallosphaera sedula DSM 5348 genomic DNA includes:
- a CDS encoding MBL fold metallo-hydrolase — protein sequence MNVRIERNGAILIGENFTVDGHWKRNFRIVTHFHSDHTLQLSSSVKECLGVIATPPTMQVLEVLGYKIARNKRLDLNYGVTINVDEERLTLHPSDHVFGSAQVEIITNEETIAYTGDFKNPEKGTPILNPDILIIESTYGKPEFTRKFKGEVEQLMSDFINDAVVKMPVRIYGYHGKLQEVMRVLRKNGVIAPFIVDGKVRDITRIAISNGIQIEDVFSKEEAEAQGILKDRWYIEFLHFNQFKQRDSLHANFLLSGWEFEVPVKRIDKVSTSIAFSDHADFEDLIYYVDNSKAKLIIAEGGRRGYSKELSKHIRNILKRNSISLPE from the coding sequence ATGAACGTCAGGATAGAGAGGAACGGCGCAATACTAATTGGCGAGAACTTTACAGTTGACGGTCATTGGAAAAGGAACTTCAGGATAGTTACACATTTCCACTCAGATCACACATTACAGCTTTCCAGCAGTGTCAAGGAGTGCTTAGGGGTCATAGCTACTCCACCCACTATGCAGGTTCTTGAGGTCCTCGGATATAAGATAGCCCGAAATAAGAGACTAGATTTGAATTACGGGGTTACGATCAACGTGGATGAAGAGAGACTAACTCTTCACCCCTCCGATCACGTGTTTGGATCGGCGCAAGTAGAAATTATCACCAACGAGGAAACCATAGCCTATACAGGGGATTTCAAAAATCCGGAAAAGGGGACCCCCATACTTAACCCTGACATACTAATTATAGAGTCCACTTACGGCAAACCGGAATTTACGAGAAAGTTTAAGGGAGAGGTTGAACAGCTGATGTCGGATTTCATAAATGACGCGGTAGTGAAAATGCCCGTAAGAATATACGGCTATCACGGAAAGTTACAGGAGGTAATGAGGGTGCTTAGGAAGAACGGTGTCATTGCCCCATTTATAGTTGACGGAAAGGTACGGGATATAACGCGGATCGCCATCTCCAACGGGATACAAATCGAGGACGTCTTCTCCAAGGAGGAAGCCGAGGCCCAGGGCATATTGAAGGACCGATGGTACATAGAGTTTCTCCACTTTAATCAATTCAAGCAAAGGGACTCTCTTCATGCAAACTTTCTACTTTCCGGATGGGAATTTGAGGTTCCCGTTAAGAGGATAGACAAGGTATCCACCAGTATAGCATTTAGTGATCATGCAGATTTTGAGGATTTAATATATTACGTGGACAACTCCAAGGCAAAACTAATAATTGCGGAGGGTGGAAGAAGGGGTTACTCAAAAGAACTTTCAAAACATATAAGAAATATTCTTAAAAGAAATTCCATAAGCCTCCCAGAATAA
- a CDS encoding ATP-dependent DNA ligase has translation MKFKLIAEYFDRLEKISSRIQLTSLLSDLFKNTEREVIDKVVYLIQGRLWPDFTGMPEIGMGEKFLIKAIAMAYGNKEEEVEKLYKNIGDLGEVAYSLRSKVKGVSILSFVGGNQEAGELDVMEVYNELVKIATSTGEGSRDIKIRIFAGLIKKATPIEAKYLVRFVEGRLRLGIGDATVLDALAITFGGSADYRPIVERAYNLRADLGDIARVIATEGIEKLKNISPTPGIPIRPMLAERLPDPEEIMEKMNGKALVDYKYDGERAQIHRKGDKVTIFSRRMENITDQYIDVTEYVKQFVKGDNFIVEGEIVPVDPESGEMRPFQELMHRRRKNNIAEAIKEYPVNLFLFDLMFFEGEDYTTKPLPERRAKLEEILASNDKVHIASHIIADRVDKLREYFYQAISEGAEGVMVKSIGPDSIYQAGSRGWLWIKLKRDYQSEMADTVDLVVVGAFYGKGKRGGKFSSLLMAAYNPEKDVFETVCKVASGFSDQELDEMQKKINELKREQKHPRVVSDMIPDVWVSPTLVAEVIGAEITISPLHTCCRGEKGGLSIRFPRFIRWRDDKSPEDATTNQEIMEMYSKQLKKIEEKPVDENI, from the coding sequence ATGAAGTTTAAGCTTATCGCAGAGTATTTCGACAGACTTGAGAAAATATCCTCTAGAATACAGCTAACATCTCTTCTTTCGGACCTCTTTAAGAACACTGAAAGGGAAGTGATAGATAAGGTAGTGTACCTTATCCAGGGAAGGCTCTGGCCAGACTTTACAGGAATGCCTGAGATAGGAATGGGAGAGAAATTTCTGATTAAGGCAATAGCAATGGCCTATGGAAATAAGGAAGAGGAAGTTGAAAAACTATACAAGAATATAGGTGATCTAGGTGAAGTTGCCTATTCCTTGAGGAGTAAGGTAAAGGGCGTGAGCATTCTCTCATTCGTCGGAGGAAATCAGGAGGCCGGAGAACTTGACGTGATGGAGGTATATAACGAGCTAGTAAAGATAGCCACTAGCACTGGGGAGGGAAGCAGGGACATTAAGATAAGGATTTTCGCTGGTCTGATAAAGAAGGCAACCCCCATAGAGGCCAAGTATCTCGTCAGATTTGTTGAGGGGAGGCTAAGGCTAGGGATAGGAGATGCGACGGTACTGGATGCGTTGGCCATAACCTTTGGTGGATCTGCAGACTATAGGCCAATAGTCGAAAGGGCATACAACTTAAGGGCTGACCTTGGCGATATAGCCAGAGTAATAGCTACTGAGGGAATAGAGAAACTGAAGAATATTTCCCCAACCCCTGGGATTCCAATCAGACCAATGTTGGCTGAAAGGTTGCCCGATCCAGAGGAGATAATGGAGAAAATGAACGGAAAGGCGCTAGTGGACTACAAATATGATGGTGAGAGGGCTCAGATTCATAGAAAGGGAGATAAGGTCACCATTTTCTCTAGACGAATGGAAAATATAACTGACCAGTACATTGATGTAACAGAGTACGTGAAACAATTCGTTAAGGGTGACAACTTCATTGTGGAGGGTGAGATTGTACCTGTTGATCCAGAGAGCGGTGAAATGAGACCCTTCCAAGAGCTTATGCATAGGAGAAGGAAAAATAACATAGCGGAAGCCATAAAGGAATATCCGGTCAACCTATTCCTCTTTGATCTAATGTTCTTTGAGGGAGAGGATTACACCACGAAGCCTCTCCCAGAGAGGAGGGCCAAACTTGAGGAGATTCTTGCAAGTAACGACAAGGTTCATATCGCGTCACATATAATTGCTGATAGAGTGGATAAGCTAAGGGAGTACTTCTATCAAGCAATATCTGAGGGTGCAGAGGGAGTTATGGTTAAGTCGATTGGACCAGACTCCATATACCAGGCAGGGTCCAGAGGGTGGCTATGGATAAAGTTAAAGAGGGATTACCAGAGCGAAATGGCTGATACGGTAGATCTAGTGGTAGTTGGTGCCTTTTACGGTAAGGGTAAAAGGGGAGGTAAGTTTAGCTCCTTGCTTATGGCAGCTTACAACCCAGAGAAGGATGTGTTTGAGACGGTTTGTAAGGTTGCCTCTGGTTTCAGTGACCAGGAACTAGATGAGATGCAGAAGAAGATAAACGAACTCAAGAGGGAGCAGAAGCATCCAAGGGTTGTATCCGACATGATCCCTGATGTCTGGGTATCGCCAACCCTAGTAGCTGAGGTGATAGGTGCCGAAATCACGATTTCTCCCTTGCATACCTGTTGCAGAGGCGAAAAAGGAGGACTATCCATACGTTTCCCAAGATTTATCAGATGGAGGGATGACAAAAGTCCAGAGGATGCTACCACTAACCAGGAGATAATGGAGATGTACTCGAAACAGCTCAAGAAAATAGAGGAAAAACCTGTAGATGAAAATATCTAG
- the dcd gene encoding dCTP deaminase, with product MILGDRDLKYYLEKKWILVDPLTEDSVRENGIDMRVGGEIARFKNVDRPFEEGMNPDDFFVRERGNEFVIWPNEHVLMVTEEYLRLPQDIMAFVNMRSSFARLGLLVPPTIVDAGFEGQLTIEVMGSGFPVKIRRGTRFLHLIFAKTLTPVENPYKGKYQGQRGVTIPKFTK from the coding sequence ATGATTCTAGGGGATAGGGATCTCAAATACTACTTGGAAAAGAAGTGGATACTTGTGGACCCATTAACGGAAGATAGCGTTAGGGAGAACGGTATAGACATGAGAGTTGGTGGTGAGATTGCTAGGTTTAAGAATGTGGATAGGCCTTTCGAAGAAGGAATGAACCCTGACGACTTCTTCGTTAGGGAAAGGGGGAATGAGTTCGTGATTTGGCCCAATGAACATGTGTTAATGGTAACGGAGGAATATCTTAGACTCCCGCAGGATATAATGGCTTTCGTCAACATGAGGTCCAGTTTTGCCAGGTTAGGCCTTCTAGTTCCCCCTACGATCGTGGATGCCGGATTTGAGGGCCAACTCACGATAGAGGTCATGGGGTCAGGATTTCCTGTCAAAATTAGAAGGGGTACCAGATTCCTTCATCTGATCTTCGCGAAGACTCTTACGCCCGTAGAGAACCCATATAAGGGAAAATATCAAGGACAAAGGGGAGTTACTATACCAAAGTTCACGAAGTGA
- the pdo gene encoding protein disulfide oxidoreductase, producing MEEEYAELFTEEVKNALVDALRDMKGEVEAHVFIDSSNPNCQYCGVTEKFMEFVRQASPKGQDGDYLLKVKVHDLAKDKESFKKYEVSRVPTVAFLEGKIRWTGAPLGEEIRALVETIVRLSQGESGLSPETVNAIREKLNGKVKVEVMVTPSCPYCPYAALLAHMVAYEACKAEKCNVISDVVESYENPDIAEKYQVMSVPTVAVNESVEFIGVPQEENFLNTLLEKQM from the coding sequence ATGGAGGAAGAATATGCTGAGTTATTCACAGAGGAAGTGAAGAATGCCCTTGTGGACGCTTTAAGGGACATGAAGGGGGAAGTTGAGGCTCATGTATTTATAGACTCGAGTAATCCCAATTGCCAGTATTGTGGTGTTACGGAGAAGTTTATGGAATTCGTGAGACAAGCCTCACCAAAAGGTCAAGACGGAGATTACTTGCTTAAGGTAAAGGTACACGATCTAGCGAAGGATAAGGAGTCATTTAAAAAATATGAGGTATCTAGGGTTCCCACAGTCGCCTTCCTCGAGGGCAAGATAAGGTGGACAGGTGCGCCACTTGGGGAGGAAATAAGGGCACTAGTGGAGACAATAGTCAGATTATCTCAAGGCGAAAGCGGTTTAAGTCCTGAGACTGTGAACGCAATAAGGGAGAAACTAAACGGAAAGGTAAAGGTTGAGGTAATGGTTACTCCCTCTTGTCCATACTGCCCATATGCCGCCCTTCTAGCTCACATGGTAGCATACGAAGCTTGCAAGGCAGAAAAGTGCAACGTAATATCTGATGTGGTTGAGTCCTACGAGAATCCCGACATAGCAGAGAAGTATCAGGTTATGTCAGTTCCGACGGTTGCCGTGAATGAATCCGTGGAATTCATAGGAGTTCCGCAAGAGGAAAACTTCTTGAATACTCTCCTAGAAAAGCAAATGTAG
- a CDS encoding TIGR00296 family protein: protein MNLLSIEDIDLQVGKNLVKIARSSIERRLRGKGESPKFEDPVLDKYGMAFVTLESDLGGKYELRGCIGYIEAVAPIKEIVSKAALAAAFSDPRFPPVRPEELDQLVIEVTILTKPENIEVDDRRKLPSMIEVGKDGLIVEKGIMYSGLLLPQVPVEYCWDAETFLAETCIKAGLLPDCWLENSVKIKKFQGIIIREESPNGNVTIMKPSDIKCKLPLTLNE, encoded by the coding sequence ATGAATCTACTAAGCATAGAGGACATAGACCTGCAAGTAGGGAAGAATCTGGTGAAAATAGCTAGATCCTCGATTGAGAGAAGATTGAGAGGTAAGGGTGAAAGTCCCAAGTTTGAAGACCCGGTTCTAGATAAATACGGGATGGCATTTGTTACACTCGAGTCTGATCTAGGGGGAAAATATGAACTTAGGGGTTGCATTGGTTACATAGAGGCTGTGGCTCCCATCAAGGAGATCGTCTCTAAAGCAGCGCTAGCAGCGGCATTTTCTGATCCTAGATTCCCACCAGTTAGGCCCGAAGAACTAGATCAACTGGTAATAGAAGTGACCATACTGACCAAACCTGAAAATATCGAGGTCGATGATAGGAGAAAATTACCTTCCATGATAGAGGTGGGTAAGGATGGCCTAATTGTCGAGAAAGGTATCATGTACTCAGGTTTACTCCTTCCGCAGGTTCCTGTGGAATACTGCTGGGACGCTGAAACATTTCTCGCGGAGACCTGCATAAAGGCTGGACTTCTACCAGATTGTTGGCTGGAGAACTCAGTTAAAATTAAAAAATTTCAAGGTATTATTATTAGAGAGGAATCACCAAACGGAAATGTTACAATAATGAAGCCATCAGACATTAAATGTAAACTACCCTTAACTCTCAATGAGTAA
- a CDS encoding DUF5615 family PIN-like protein, whose product MAYQKFIVDAMLGKLARWLRILGYDTLYFKDMEDWKILKIAKNENRIILTRDRGLCNRAKKNSIECFLVLPDEEIEKTLALLSHKFGLLLDINPDASRCSECNGILEKKDKNLWVCTKCKKEYWKGRHWDTITEILIKARSLKDSYESTKHRGHRPASREESGENS is encoded by the coding sequence ATGGCATATCAGAAGTTTATAGTTGACGCCATGTTGGGAAAACTGGCCCGCTGGCTCAGGATTTTGGGTTACGATACTCTATATTTCAAGGATATGGAGGACTGGAAAATACTGAAAATAGCCAAGAATGAGAACAGAATTATACTAACCAGAGATAGGGGTCTCTGTAACAGGGCCAAGAAAAACTCCATTGAGTGTTTCCTTGTCTTGCCTGATGAGGAAATAGAGAAGACGTTAGCTCTTCTATCACATAAGTTCGGGCTATTACTGGACATCAATCCGGATGCATCAAGATGTTCAGAATGTAACGGAATACTGGAAAAAAAGGATAAAAACCTTTGGGTTTGTACGAAATGCAAAAAGGAGTACTGGAAAGGTAGACATTGGGACACGATCACTGAGATTCTTATTAAGGCGAGATCACTGAAGGATTCATATGAATCTACTAAGCATAGAGGACATAGACCTGCAAGTAGGGAAGAATCTGGTGAAAATAGCTAG
- a CDS encoding Rqc2 family fibronectin-binding protein → MSYIDLVAWLAENRERLVGCRIDNIFATNLPHLYIFVIHCHNGDSQLVIQPGKRVHFTKFNHERLLDSKAKMLRELIRGELIEDVDVVNGERILRMKLKDKIVYIELLPKGTLIVTDNDNRIKFALEQREFKDRTLKPGELYVLPPSPTELKPNEIESYLKKGALSRVLGVPQEFLNILSINANNLDELEEAKKKLEKVMQDIQHGVIQPCVDLERTVWPVRFPGCTELPSYNEALDNYFTSLEKAELEKLVDEGEEKKLEATISKLKETLTKMEEEAETLRKKGKAIMNNYLEVEEKIKEGAKEIEIEGLKIEIDPKISASKNASQYFEKAKELDAKIRRTRETIEELEKKKQEIKAKSKETIEGSKILVRKKEWYERYHWTITSNGFIVIAGRDIDQNESIVRKMLEDKDIFLHADIQGAPATVIKNPVGIGEQDLMDAAVLAGCYSKAWKLGLASIDVFWVYGEQVSKSPPSGEYLPKGSFMIYGKKNYIKNVKLELTIGVNVESDFRIEVGSFEAISKRCKVFVTITPGDSDPEKLGDRISRIFARELGVDGVKALKDEIVRMIPGKSKIKGTTHQLANSTGLNLKD, encoded by the coding sequence ATGAGCTATATTGATCTAGTGGCCTGGTTAGCTGAGAATAGGGAGAGGTTGGTCGGTTGTAGAATAGATAACATTTTTGCTACTAATTTACCGCATCTGTACATCTTCGTTATTCATTGCCACAACGGCGATTCTCAGCTTGTGATCCAGCCCGGTAAAAGGGTACACTTTACAAAGTTTAACCATGAGAGACTGCTTGATTCGAAGGCAAAGATGCTACGTGAGTTAATAAGGGGTGAACTGATAGAAGACGTTGATGTAGTTAATGGAGAAAGAATTTTAAGAATGAAACTAAAGGACAAAATTGTATATATAGAGCTTCTTCCAAAGGGTACGTTAATTGTGACGGATAACGATAATAGAATCAAGTTTGCACTGGAACAAAGGGAGTTCAAGGACAGAACACTGAAGCCTGGGGAGCTCTACGTTCTACCTCCGTCTCCAACAGAGCTAAAACCTAACGAGATAGAAAGCTATCTAAAGAAGGGCGCCCTTTCCAGGGTTCTAGGGGTTCCACAGGAATTTCTTAATATTCTCTCAATAAATGCAAATAATCTAGATGAATTGGAGGAAGCTAAGAAAAAACTGGAAAAAGTTATGCAAGATATACAACACGGCGTAATTCAGCCTTGCGTGGATTTGGAGAGAACGGTGTGGCCAGTTCGCTTTCCGGGATGTACCGAATTACCCAGTTATAATGAGGCCTTGGACAACTATTTCACCTCGCTGGAAAAGGCGGAGCTTGAGAAACTGGTTGATGAGGGGGAAGAGAAGAAGCTTGAGGCCACAATCTCCAAGCTCAAGGAGACTTTGACTAAGATGGAGGAGGAAGCTGAGACTTTGAGGAAGAAAGGTAAGGCAATAATGAATAATTATCTAGAGGTTGAGGAAAAGATTAAGGAGGGTGCGAAGGAAATAGAGATTGAAGGGTTAAAGATAGAGATAGATCCCAAGATTTCAGCTTCTAAAAACGCATCTCAATATTTTGAAAAGGCCAAGGAATTAGATGCAAAGATAAGGAGGACAAGGGAGACAATCGAGGAGTTGGAAAAGAAAAAACAGGAAATTAAGGCTAAGTCTAAGGAGACCATTGAAGGAAGCAAGATTCTGGTAAGAAAGAAGGAGTGGTATGAAAGGTATCATTGGACCATCACATCTAATGGTTTCATTGTGATAGCTGGGAGGGATATTGACCAGAATGAGAGTATTGTGAGGAAAATGCTAGAGGACAAGGATATCTTTTTGCATGCAGATATCCAGGGGGCTCCAGCCACTGTGATTAAGAATCCAGTTGGTATAGGAGAGCAGGATCTAATGGACGCTGCAGTGTTGGCAGGTTGTTACTCTAAAGCGTGGAAATTGGGGCTAGCTAGCATAGATGTGTTTTGGGTTTACGGAGAGCAGGTCTCAAAGTCGCCACCCTCAGGCGAATATCTGCCCAAGGGATCCTTCATGATCTATGGGAAAAAGAATTACATCAAGAACGTGAAACTAGAGTTGACAATTGGGGTAAACGTGGAAAGCGATTTCAGGATTGAGGTGGGTTCATTTGAAGCTATTTCCAAAAGATGTAAGGTATTTGTCACCATAACTCCAGGAGATTCTGATCCAGAAAAACTAGGAGATAGAATCAGCAGGATATTCGCTAGGGAACTGGGTGTGGATGGGGTTAAGGCTCTGAAGGATGAAATAGTGAGGATGATCCCAGGGAAATCCAAAATTAAGGGCACAACACACCAGCTGGCTAACTCAACCGGATTGAATCTTAAGGATTAA
- a CDS encoding carbohydrate kinase family protein has product MRKRKRAERRMRTKSKVAIVGAMTIDEIVNGQQLLERPGGAPVYSGLGVTMADGVAGGYVSVGKDFNYDIPSYLKIIEKIIFERTMRFLLVFNGNTRRLTLKFSHGKIPLHLEKLSSWDGILLNPVCGEISSSIFEFKAIAVDIQGFIRNCVEGQEISYTNKFNVRVKSELSVFHANRDELLASGLSICDLHEMGYQEIIISNGSDGFQLYTKNEELKLKPKVVGSYEVGNGDFLLSSYFTFRLNGADPKLASQYALELSEKFSTQGLNVLPR; this is encoded by the coding sequence TTGAGGAAGAGGAAGAGGGCGGAGAGGAGGATGAGGACGAAGAGTAAGGTGGCTATAGTTGGGGCAATGACAATAGATGAAATTGTAAATGGCCAACAGTTGCTGGAAAGACCGGGAGGAGCTCCCGTGTACTCGGGCCTCGGAGTAACCATGGCAGATGGCGTAGCTGGAGGCTACGTCTCAGTGGGAAAGGACTTTAATTATGATATTCCATCATATCTAAAAATAATTGAAAAAATAATATTTGAGCGAACAATGAGGTTTCTACTGGTCTTTAACGGAAATACTAGGAGACTAACACTGAAATTTTCTCACGGTAAAATCCCATTACATCTCGAAAAATTGTCTTCGTGGGATGGGATTCTGCTTAACCCAGTATGTGGAGAGATATCCTCTTCAATTTTCGAATTTAAGGCAATAGCTGTGGATATACAGGGTTTCATAAGAAATTGTGTTGAAGGTCAAGAAATTTCCTATACCAACAAGTTTAACGTAAGGGTTAAGTCTGAGCTATCAGTGTTCCACGCAAATAGGGACGAACTTTTAGCCAGTGGTTTATCAATTTGTGACCTTCATGAAATGGGATATCAAGAGATAATCATCTCCAACGGGAGCGACGGTTTCCAACTATATACTAAGAACGAAGAACTAAAGCTAAAGCCAAAGGTCGTGGGAAGTTATGAAGTAGGGAACGGTGATTTTCTCTTGAGTTCCTATTTTACGTTTAGGCTTAATGGAGCTGATCCGAAACTGGCCTCACAGTACGCCCTAGAACTATCAGAAAAGTTTAGCACTCAAGGGCTGAACGTATTGCCCCGTTAA
- a CDS encoding NAD(P)/FAD-dependent oxidoreductase — protein sequence MSLVIGAGITGLVLAKREGATIIEEQANYGGLYGSEEMDNVKIPALPPLVGREKEILEIYPDADLAEIGLSLRIVDEVHLRSKVCPVCETLPSWIIPPRKSLFIRNFPEILSHLASKVKIVRGYPVRITNGTLFTNRGIYDFRTLLNTGSRQRLNRSLGLNERIDAIGCLILEVLLDRKIGDWDVYVNGKSGISFSHIIGFPDNERLYYIYSFYHKGKLPDVDRIILDLKRTRFIESRENVLSLRARYINECLLYGEKERQRPDFLRECGRLGAWENMDLNGAIRSALEC from the coding sequence GTGAGCCTGGTTATTGGTGCAGGAATAACAGGGTTAGTCCTAGCTAAACGTGAAGGAGCGACGATTATTGAGGAGCAGGCGAATTATGGGGGATTATATGGATCGGAGGAAATGGACAATGTTAAGATACCGGCCTTGCCACCCCTAGTGGGCAGAGAGAAGGAAATACTTGAGATATATCCTGATGCAGATCTCGCCGAAATCGGTCTCTCCTTAAGGATCGTGGATGAGGTACATTTAAGGTCAAAAGTATGTCCCGTTTGCGAAACACTTCCTAGCTGGATAATACCTCCTAGAAAATCTCTGTTTATCAGAAATTTTCCAGAAATATTGAGTCATTTAGCCAGTAAGGTAAAGATAGTGAGAGGTTATCCGGTGAGGATAACAAACGGGACCTTGTTCACTAACAGGGGCATTTATGACTTTAGAACTCTTTTAAACACCGGGTCCAGACAGAGACTTAATAGAAGCCTTGGACTGAACGAAAGGATAGACGCAATAGGTTGTCTTATCCTGGAGGTACTCCTTGACAGGAAGATTGGAGACTGGGATGTCTACGTCAATGGAAAATCGGGTATATCTTTCTCCCACATCATAGGCTTTCCAGATAATGAACGACTATATTACATTTACAGTTTCTATCACAAGGGTAAACTGCCTGATGTGGACAGGATAATCCTTGATCTCAAAAGAACGAGATTCATTGAATCTAGGGAGAACGTCTTGTCCTTAAGGGCTAGATACATCAATGAGTGTCTTCTATATGGCGAGAAAGAGAGACAGAGACCAGACTTTCTAAGGGAATGTGGGAGATTGGGAGCCTGGGAAAACATGGACCTTAACGGGGCAATACGTTCAGCCCTTGAGTGCTAA
- the cedB gene encoding DNA import protein CedB — METFDRYTPYIILLLPIILALVFRNPFLLSLSGILLVLMLYTGSIKIPVNISFPIKRGDGIAHSIEKGLIIRGNSAIGVVIVDDIPYDYRDLSDSSLRASINAFHKITNIGEHVDIIFRKKYIDQRIYTERLLNKLQNLRIIIENDPSNAKAKKEMELLQSILDRLEQGEKPFSYQVVLLVHGKDKQEARSLGEVLIRGLESLNIKSRFATVKEIEDILSLNLTRFRKEGLPSQIPFLTPFSLEKMPVVEKWSDGVYLGKDMERQVPVFWNVEKSENPHIMIIGPTGSGKTELLIWLGSLMSLQYSVPVVFFDVKGDIRTRLRRYGFNFKVLNPLFYSLKLLDFPYVAPSIKPLFIEKIVGVSFKLNREERAILFNVLNRHLKETHGRPEWRTILRYEEIGDRYSIRRSLELVESFDSDGPFILDGMTHGINVVDLTQLKDETLRRFVIYSFISMLYAYYSSDADVGLRVGLVVDEAWTILKDDDEYGIIGDLIKRGRGHGISLLMATQNIQDLGQNADIFMDNIGTLCFMNNGDKNFWKDVVKRYSNILDGEVENKLAFLGRGEMLVRFLGDPRPILVAHKPLTGSSFQN; from the coding sequence ATGGAAACATTTGACAGATATACGCCATACATAATTCTCTTGCTTCCAATAATCTTGGCATTAGTATTTAGGAACCCTTTTCTCCTCTCCCTATCTGGTATATTATTGGTTCTAATGCTATATACTGGCTCAATAAAGATTCCTGTAAATATTAGTTTTCCAATAAAGAGAGGAGATGGAATAGCGCATTCGATAGAAAAGGGGTTGATTATTCGAGGTAATTCTGCTATTGGGGTTGTCATCGTAGACGATATCCCCTATGATTATAGGGATCTTTCGGACTCATCATTAAGGGCCTCGATAAATGCCTTTCATAAAATAACCAATATAGGGGAACATGTGGATATTATTTTCAGGAAAAAATATATCGATCAGAGAATATATACCGAAAGATTACTTAATAAATTACAAAATCTCAGAATAATAATAGAAAATGACCCATCTAATGCCAAGGCAAAGAAGGAGATGGAACTTCTTCAGAGTATTTTAGATAGGTTGGAGCAAGGAGAGAAACCTTTCTCGTATCAGGTAGTTCTGTTAGTCCATGGAAAGGATAAGCAAGAGGCGAGAAGTCTCGGTGAGGTTCTCATAAGGGGTTTAGAGAGCCTCAATATCAAATCGAGGTTCGCCACAGTCAAGGAGATAGAGGATATCCTATCTCTTAACCTTACTAGGTTTAGGAAAGAGGGATTGCCTTCTCAAATACCATTTCTAACTCCATTCTCCCTAGAGAAGATGCCGGTGGTCGAGAAGTGGAGCGATGGAGTATATCTAGGAAAGGATATGGAAAGGCAAGTTCCGGTATTCTGGAATGTGGAAAAGTCCGAGAACCCTCACATCATGATAATAGGTCCAACTGGATCTGGAAAAACTGAGTTACTGATTTGGCTCGGGAGCCTAATGTCCCTACAATATTCAGTTCCAGTTGTATTTTTTGACGTAAAGGGAGATATTAGGACGAGGTTGAGGAGATATGGCTTCAACTTCAAGGTTCTGAATCCTCTTTTCTATTCACTGAAGTTACTGGACTTTCCCTACGTGGCCCCGTCAATAAAACCATTGTTTATAGAAAAAATAGTAGGAGTTTCATTTAAGCTAAATCGCGAAGAAAGGGCAATACTTTTCAATGTGTTGAATAGGCATTTGAAGGAAACCCATGGGAGGCCTGAGTGGAGAACCATACTAAGGTATGAGGAAATAGGAGACAGATATTCCATAAGGAGATCCTTGGAACTAGTAGAGTCTTTTGACTCTGACGGTCCGTTTATCTTGGACGGTATGACGCATGGAATAAACGTAGTGGACCTAACTCAATTAAAGGATGAGACTCTGAGGAGATTTGTCATATATTCCTTTATATCAATGCTTTATGCATACTACTCGTCCGATGCCGATGTCGGTCTCAGGGTAGGTTTGGTAGTGGATGAGGCGTGGACAATTCTTAAGGACGATGACGAATACGGGATAATAGGTGATCTAATAAAGAGAGGCAGGGGTCATGGTATATCCTTATTAATGGCTACTCAGAACATCCAGGATCTTGGACAAAACGCGGACATATTCATGGATAACATAGGTACCCTTTGCTTCATGAATAATGGGGATAAGAATTTCTGGAAGGATGTGGTTAAGAGGTATTCCAATATTCTGGATGGTGAAGTTGAGAATAAACTGGCATTCCTAGGTAGAGGGGAGATGTTGGTCAGATTCCTGGGAGATCCAAGGCCAATCCTTGTGGCCCACAAACCGTTAACTGGAAGCTCTTTCCAGAATTGA